One genomic segment of Nocardia sp. XZ_19_385 includes these proteins:
- a CDS encoding ABC transporter substrate-binding protein translates to MWRAAVSVRTVLGRRALEVMCVLTGGALILTGCSNTEETGPAVSKEKVEKVDSIASTLPDKIKSSGKLVVGVNIPYQPNEWKDGDKIVGFDVDLMDAVASVLGVKADYVESAFDKIIPATQAGTYDLGMSSITDTKEREQQVDFANYFIAGVQWAQPKGKAIDPDNACGKRVAVQATTYEHTEEVPAKSAKCVADGKAPIDIKAFDEQSAATNALILGQVDGMSADSPVTAYAIKQSEGKIEEAGPVFESQPYGWAVAKGSPLAGVLQKALQHLIDNGQYKKICENWGVQEGAITKAGINGAVG, encoded by the coding sequence ATGTGGAGGGCTGCTGTGTCTGTTCGTACCGTGCTTGGCAGGCGCGCGTTGGAGGTGATGTGCGTACTCACCGGTGGCGCACTGATCCTGACGGGTTGTTCGAATACCGAAGAGACCGGACCTGCGGTCTCGAAGGAAAAGGTGGAGAAGGTCGACTCGATCGCGTCGACGCTCCCTGACAAGATCAAGTCCTCCGGCAAGCTCGTAGTCGGGGTCAACATCCCCTACCAGCCCAACGAGTGGAAAGACGGCGACAAGATCGTCGGCTTCGACGTCGACCTGATGGACGCCGTGGCCAGCGTGCTGGGCGTGAAGGCCGACTACGTCGAGTCCGCCTTCGACAAGATCATCCCCGCGACCCAGGCCGGCACCTACGACCTCGGCATGTCCTCGATCACCGATACGAAGGAACGCGAGCAGCAGGTCGACTTCGCCAACTACTTCATCGCCGGTGTCCAGTGGGCGCAGCCGAAGGGTAAGGCGATCGACCCGGACAATGCCTGCGGTAAGCGAGTCGCGGTGCAGGCCACCACGTATGAGCACACCGAGGAAGTGCCCGCCAAGAGCGCCAAGTGCGTCGCCGACGGCAAGGCCCCGATCGACATCAAGGCTTTCGACGAGCAGAGCGCCGCGACCAACGCGCTGATCCTCGGCCAGGTCGACGGCATGTCCGCCGACTCGCCCGTCACCGCGTACGCGATCAAGCAGAGCGAAGGCAAGATCGAGGAAGCCGGCCCGGTTTTCGAGTCGCAGCCTTACGGCTGGGCTGTGGCCAAGGGCTCGCCGCTGGCGGGCGTTCTGCAGAAGGCGCTGCAGCACCTGATCGATAACGGCCAGTACAAGAAGATCTGCGAGAACTGGGGTGTCCAGGAAGGCGCGATCACCAAGGCCGGTATCAACGGAGCCGTGGGCTGA
- a CDS encoding amino acid ABC transporter permease encodes MSDPNTDTVPGDPGHGGGSAEPEPIKAVPLRRPGRWIAAALILVLLGLFLYGAATKEEYKWSTFGKYLFDKRILDGALVTLELTVLSMALAIALGIVLAVMRLSPNPVLRSVAWVYLWIFRGTPVYVQLVFWGLFPSLYKHIVLGVPFGPSFVDFNVQELQAAFLFAVIGLGLNEAAYMAEIVRAGINSVGEGQREASVALGMSWTQTMRRTVLPQAMRVIIPPTGNELIGMLKTTSLVTALPLTTDLYGRARDISSVNAQPVPLLLVTAAWYLAITSVLMVGQFYLERYYSRGISRQLTAKQLQELADAQGPVEKAK; translated from the coding sequence ATGTCCGACCCGAATACCGACACCGTGCCCGGCGATCCCGGGCACGGTGGGGGCTCAGCCGAGCCGGAACCGATCAAAGCGGTTCCGCTGCGCCGGCCGGGCCGCTGGATCGCCGCGGCCCTCATTCTCGTTCTGCTCGGACTGTTCCTCTACGGCGCCGCCACCAAAGAGGAATACAAGTGGTCCACCTTCGGGAAGTACCTCTTCGATAAGCGCATCCTCGACGGCGCGCTGGTCACCCTGGAACTGACGGTGCTGTCGATGGCGCTGGCCATCGCGCTGGGCATCGTGCTCGCGGTGATGCGGCTGTCGCCGAATCCGGTGCTGCGCTCGGTTGCCTGGGTGTATCTCTGGATCTTCCGCGGCACCCCGGTCTACGTGCAGCTGGTGTTCTGGGGCCTGTTCCCCTCGCTGTACAAGCACATCGTCCTCGGCGTGCCGTTCGGGCCGTCGTTCGTGGACTTCAATGTGCAGGAGTTGCAGGCCGCGTTCCTGTTCGCGGTCATCGGCCTCGGCTTGAACGAGGCCGCGTACATGGCCGAGATCGTCCGGGCCGGAATCAATTCCGTCGGTGAAGGACAGCGGGAGGCCTCGGTCGCGCTCGGCATGTCCTGGACCCAGACCATGCGCCGGACCGTGCTGCCCCAGGCGATGCGGGTGATCATCCCGCCTACCGGCAACGAACTCATCGGCATGCTGAAGACCACCTCGCTGGTCACCGCGCTGCCGCTGACCACCGACCTCTACGGCCGGGCCCGCGACATCTCCAGTGTCAACGCCCAGCCGGTACCGTTGCTGCTGGTCACCGCGGCTTGGTATCTGGCGATCACCAGTGTGCTGATGGTCGGGCAGTTCTACCTGGAGCGGTACTACTCGCGCGGGATCTCCCGGCAGTTGACCGCCAAGCAGTTGCAGGAACTGGCCGATGCCCAGGGCCCGGTGGAGAAGGCGAAATGA
- a CDS encoding amino acid ABC transporter ATP-binding protein produces the protein MIVADRVCKNFGALQVLKGITLEVGRGEVLCLIGPSGSGKSTFLRCINHLEQVNAGRLYVDGELVGYRQKGDKLYELHPRDAAKQRRDIGMVFQHFNLFPHRTALENIVEAPTQVKKVKKADAIVKAKELLDRVGMADKANAYPAQLSGGQQQRVAIARALAMDPKLMLFDEPTSALDPELVGEVLQVMRELAADGMTMVVVTHEMGFAREVADQLVFMDAGVVVESGVPRELLADPKHERTKSFLSRLL, from the coding sequence ATGATCGTCGCCGATCGGGTGTGCAAGAACTTCGGTGCGCTGCAGGTGCTCAAGGGCATCACGCTCGAAGTGGGCCGTGGTGAGGTGCTGTGCCTGATCGGGCCCTCGGGCTCGGGCAAGTCCACCTTCCTGCGCTGCATCAACCACCTGGAGCAGGTGAACGCCGGCCGGCTCTACGTCGACGGCGAGCTGGTCGGCTACCGCCAGAAGGGTGACAAGCTCTACGAGCTGCACCCGCGCGACGCCGCCAAGCAGCGCCGCGACATCGGCATGGTGTTCCAGCACTTCAACCTGTTCCCGCACCGCACGGCGCTGGAGAACATCGTCGAAGCGCCGACTCAGGTGAAGAAGGTCAAGAAGGCCGACGCGATCGTCAAAGCGAAGGAACTGCTGGACCGGGTCGGCATGGCGGACAAGGCGAATGCCTATCCGGCACAGCTCTCCGGCGGCCAGCAGCAGCGGGTCGCCATCGCCCGAGCGCTGGCCATGGATCCGAAGCTGATGCTGTTCGACGAGCCCACCTCGGCGCTGGACCCGGAGCTCGTCGGTGAGGTGCTGCAGGTGATGCGGGAGCTCGCCGCCGACGGCATGACCATGGTCGTGGTGACCCATGAGATGGGCTTCGCCCGCGAGGTCGCCGACCAGCTGGTGTTCATGGACGCCGGTGTGGTGGTCGAATCCGGTGTGCCGCGTGAGCTTTTGGCGGACCCGAAGCACGAACGCACCAAGTCGTTCCTATCGCGGTTGCTGTAG
- a CDS encoding LysR family transcriptional regulator, with product MELRQLRYFVTVVEEANFTRAAARLHLAQPGLSAQIRQLERELGQPLLERGARSVTLTPVGAAVLPHARAALAAVEQVTDTVDEFTGLLRGQVRLGFVSGIAGENFDLAAVLAAFHSDHPQVGISLSEHTSEEMLDALRHGDLDIALIGLTGTALDATFGVDIVLDTAVVAAVAPDSEPSRTRITLAELAERRLICLPRGTGLRGVLEHACAAAGLEPEVAFEAANPGVLLQLASHGLGTAVVPALTAQEAAEFGVHTLEITDPQLRGQLALVWRRDRPGNPATKVLLGQLRIALTP from the coding sequence ATGGAACTGCGTCAGCTCCGTTACTTCGTCACCGTCGTGGAGGAAGCCAACTTCACCCGTGCCGCAGCGCGCCTGCATCTCGCCCAGCCGGGGCTGAGCGCACAAATCCGGCAGCTGGAACGGGAGCTCGGCCAGCCGCTGCTGGAGCGCGGGGCCCGGTCGGTCACGCTCACGCCCGTCGGCGCGGCGGTACTCCCGCACGCCCGCGCCGCTCTGGCAGCGGTCGAACAGGTCACCGACACCGTCGACGAATTCACCGGCCTGCTGCGCGGGCAGGTCCGCCTCGGCTTCGTCTCCGGTATCGCGGGTGAGAATTTCGATCTGGCCGCGGTGCTGGCGGCCTTCCACTCCGACCACCCCCAGGTCGGAATCAGCCTGAGCGAACACACCTCCGAGGAAATGCTCGACGCACTGCGGCACGGCGATCTCGATATCGCGCTGATCGGCCTGACCGGCACCGCGCTCGACGCGACCTTCGGCGTCGATATCGTGCTGGATACCGCGGTCGTCGCCGCCGTCGCGCCGGACAGCGAGCCGTCCCGTACCCGAATCACCTTGGCGGAGCTGGCCGAACGCCGGTTGATCTGCCTGCCCCGCGGTACGGGCCTACGCGGCGTCCTCGAACACGCGTGCGCCGCAGCCGGACTCGAACCCGAGGTAGCCTTCGAGGCCGCCAATCCCGGTGTCCTGCTGCAACTCGCCTCCCATGGGCTCGGCACGGCCGTGGTTCCCGCGCTCACGGCGCAAGAAGCAGCCGAATTCGGTGTCCACACACTAGAAATCACCGACCCGCAGCTGCGCGGTCAGCTGGCCCTGGTCTGGCGACGCGACCGCCCCGGCAACCCGGCGACGAAAGTCCTACTGGGTCAACTGCGTATCGCACTCACCCCATAA
- a CDS encoding FAD-binding oxidoreductase, whose translation MGNAKQFIDSKAGVIFRLGEAGYDEEIAGFQTAYTHRPAVVVAARHAEDVRAAVEYAARQGLPVAVQATGHGLSVPADGGGVLISTRRMTDIRIDPETRTARVAAGVQAGDLIRAAAEHGLAPLNGSSPSVGVVGYTLGGGIGLLAREFGYAADHVRRIELVTADGRMRTLTPGDEFFGAVLGTGSNFGVVTALELDLVPVTTVYGGQLMFDTPLVEPALRAWREWTATMPDQLTSTIAMLAFPDIPQVPEPMRGRFVASIRVAFNGSREEGERLVAPLRAVGDRLKDDLREMPYTESHTIHSDPDHPHGYAATNAMLGELTPDTLSALLSVAGPGGPVQAVLDIRHLGGELGKPSPNGSAVDHREAAYVVRAIAMSDGIASPESLTKIRTALGPWTIGHSLNFLYGAAAAADEVQTRAGYAPDTYARLAELKREYDPHNMFRFNRNIRPI comes from the coding sequence ATGGGAAACGCAAAGCAGTTCATCGACTCCAAGGCCGGTGTGATCTTCCGGCTCGGCGAGGCCGGGTACGACGAGGAGATCGCGGGCTTCCAGACCGCCTACACGCACCGGCCCGCCGTGGTGGTCGCCGCCCGGCACGCCGAGGACGTGCGGGCTGCGGTGGAATACGCCGCGCGCCAGGGCCTTCCGGTCGCGGTGCAGGCCACCGGGCACGGGCTGTCCGTTCCCGCCGATGGCGGCGGCGTGCTGATCAGTACCCGCCGGATGACCGATATCCGCATCGATCCCGAGACTCGGACCGCGCGTGTCGCCGCGGGTGTTCAGGCCGGTGATCTGATCCGGGCCGCCGCCGAGCACGGGCTCGCGCCACTGAACGGCTCCTCGCCGTCGGTCGGTGTGGTCGGATACACCCTCGGTGGTGGAATCGGGCTGCTGGCACGGGAATTCGGCTATGCCGCGGACCATGTCCGGCGGATCGAACTGGTCACCGCCGACGGCCGGATGCGCACCCTGACTCCCGGTGACGAGTTCTTCGGCGCGGTCCTCGGTACCGGCAGCAACTTCGGTGTGGTGACCGCATTGGAACTAGATCTGGTGCCGGTAACCACCGTGTACGGCGGGCAGTTGATGTTCGACACTCCGCTGGTCGAACCGGCGCTTCGGGCCTGGCGGGAGTGGACCGCCACGATGCCCGATCAGCTCACCTCGACCATCGCGATGCTCGCCTTCCCGGATATCCCGCAGGTGCCGGAGCCGATGCGAGGCCGGTTCGTGGCATCGATCCGGGTGGCGTTCAACGGTTCTCGCGAAGAGGGGGAGCGCCTGGTTGCCCCGCTGCGCGCGGTAGGGGACCGGTTGAAGGACGACCTGCGCGAGATGCCGTACACCGAATCGCACACCATCCACAGCGACCCGGACCACCCGCACGGCTACGCCGCCACCAACGCCATGCTGGGCGAGCTGACCCCGGACACATTGTCCGCCTTGCTTTCCGTGGCCGGACCCGGTGGACCGGTGCAGGCAGTACTCGACATCCGGCACCTCGGCGGCGAACTCGGCAAGCCCAGCCCGAACGGATCCGCGGTGGATCATCGTGAGGCGGCCTATGTCGTCCGGGCCATCGCAATGAGTGACGGCATCGCATCGCCGGAGAGTCTCACGAAGATCCGAACCGCGCTGGGGCCGTGGACGATCGGCCATAGCCTGAACTTCCTCTACGGCGCTGCTGCCGCCGCGGACGAAGTCCAGACTCGCGCCGGGTACGCACCGGACACCTACGCCCGTCTCGCCGAACTCAAGCGCGAGTACGACCCGCACAACATGTTCCGCTTCAACCGAAATATCCGGCCGATCTGA
- a CDS encoding GAF and ANTAR domain-containing protein, translating to MDDSSNGRAGPPGGRDRFPEADFRRIPETSLFIGISTLCAAAVRLTGADGAAVAVLTSDTSTRELVYATDAVAQQLDELQFVVGEGPCLTAYRDNRAEIWPELGAGPAAERWPALTPEMLNLGVRATFAFPVPGARRPIGVLELYSKTVGALAEGAEHSAAGCALAIGKALQTNWQERVVAAGGVESALERSGFQDPSLGELGEFSRSEVYVASGMAAVQLGVSAEQGLDRLRAYTYAQGRPITEVAADIVARRLSLRDQRDIEGHG from the coding sequence GTGGACGACTCATCGAACGGTCGCGCCGGCCCTCCGGGCGGGCGCGACCGCTTTCCCGAAGCGGATTTCCGGCGCATTCCGGAGACGTCGCTGTTCATCGGCATCAGCACACTGTGCGCCGCTGCGGTGCGGTTGACCGGTGCCGACGGGGCCGCGGTCGCGGTGCTGACCTCCGATACCTCGACCCGGGAATTGGTCTACGCCACCGACGCGGTGGCCCAGCAACTCGACGAGTTGCAGTTCGTCGTCGGTGAAGGACCGTGCCTGACCGCCTACCGGGACAACCGCGCTGAAATATGGCCGGAATTGGGTGCCGGCCCAGCGGCCGAGCGCTGGCCGGCCCTGACGCCGGAAATGCTGAACCTCGGGGTGCGGGCGACGTTCGCTTTCCCGGTACCCGGTGCGCGCCGGCCGATCGGAGTGCTCGAGCTGTACAGCAAGACCGTCGGTGCGCTCGCCGAGGGTGCGGAGCACTCGGCAGCCGGGTGCGCGCTTGCCATCGGGAAGGCTCTGCAAACGAATTGGCAAGAGCGGGTGGTCGCCGCGGGCGGCGTCGAATCCGCCTTGGAGCGCAGCGGATTCCAGGATCCGAGCCTGGGGGAGCTGGGGGAGTTCTCCCGCTCCGAGGTGTACGTGGCCTCCGGCATGGCCGCGGTGCAGCTCGGAGTCTCGGCCGAGCAGGGCCTGGACCGGTTGCGTGCCTACACCTATGCGCAGGGGCGCCCGATCACCGAAGTGGCGGCCGATATCGTCGCTCGGCGGTTGTCCTTGCGGGACCAGCGCGACATCGAGGGGCATGGATGA
- a CDS encoding GAF and ANTAR domain-containing protein, protein MTNTARTRLAVAELTATLTTDFDVPTLLQSVARHARDGFDAYSAVVVLLDRHGGSHPAVHLVAEALRHGISADPLLHNAGPGLSSARDGTVTMIGDIVAEKNPRWASYRQRAMAAGLRGVRAFPVTAFGLPLGALVVHTDNAWGTLRPNDFGQTLADLVAIALSSGPIESRRASTSDNVDAVLRGTTVISFAVGVLAEYFQLDVEQARDRLLRLARTHGRTPTAHAREIIAALHVSPVDPAVSGALHEPPELAPPRHIDL, encoded by the coding sequence ATGACGAATACCGCACGAACGCGGCTGGCGGTGGCGGAGCTGACTGCGACGCTGACCACCGATTTCGATGTGCCGACGCTCCTTCAGTCGGTTGCCAGGCATGCCCGGGACGGATTCGACGCGTACTCCGCGGTCGTCGTGCTGCTTGACCGCCATGGCGGGAGTCACCCCGCGGTCCATCTCGTCGCGGAGGCGCTGCGGCACGGCATTTCGGCAGATCCGTTGTTGCACAACGCCGGGCCCGGCCTGAGTAGCGCCCGCGACGGCACCGTCACCATGATCGGCGACATCGTGGCGGAGAAGAATCCCCGGTGGGCTTCGTATCGGCAGCGGGCGATGGCCGCCGGGCTGCGCGGGGTCCGCGCGTTCCCGGTGACGGCGTTCGGCCTGCCGCTCGGCGCGCTGGTGGTACACACCGACAACGCCTGGGGTACGTTGCGGCCCAACGATTTCGGTCAGACCCTGGCCGACCTGGTGGCGATCGCCTTGTCGTCCGGCCCGATCGAGAGCCGCCGGGCCAGCACCTCCGACAACGTGGACGCGGTCCTGCGAGGCACCACGGTGATCTCGTTCGCGGTGGGCGTTCTCGCCGAATATTTCCAGCTGGATGTCGAGCAGGCTCGGGATCGTCTGCTGCGGCTGGCTCGCACCCATGGGCGCACCCCCACCGCGCACGCGCGCGAAATCATTGCCGCACTACATGTTTCGCCGGTCGATCCGGCGGTCTCCGGTGCGCTGCACGAGCCGCCGGAGCTCGCGCCACCGCGCCATATCGATCTCTGA
- a CDS encoding SPFH domain-containing protein, protein MKLRPAFHVNGFLVLLGWLVLTLFFGGVAVFGFIAAKDENVPALIAAIAACVVVVVLLLLATGLTIVNPNEAKVVQFFGRYVGSISEPGFYSTIPLTDRKSISLRVRNFETQKLKVNDADGNPVEIAAVVVYRVFDSFKAAFAVDDYEEYVETQSEAAVRHLATTHPYDAHDDERTSLRDGAEVAEELTIELRERTELAGIEVLEARITHLAYAPEIAQAMLVRQQANQVVAARTRIVEGAVGMVGLALDRLAEQGLVELDEERRAAMVSNLLVVLCSDRAIQPVVNTGTLYN, encoded by the coding sequence ATGAAACTCAGGCCCGCTTTCCACGTCAACGGCTTCCTCGTGCTGTTGGGCTGGTTGGTGCTCACCCTCTTCTTCGGCGGTGTGGCCGTGTTCGGCTTCATCGCGGCCAAGGACGAGAACGTCCCCGCCCTGATCGCGGCGATCGCGGCCTGCGTCGTGGTCGTCGTGCTGTTGCTGCTGGCCACCGGGCTCACCATCGTGAACCCGAACGAAGCCAAGGTGGTGCAGTTCTTCGGCCGCTACGTCGGCTCGATCAGCGAACCCGGCTTCTACTCGACGATTCCGCTCACCGACCGCAAGAGCATCTCGCTGCGCGTGCGTAACTTCGAGACCCAGAAGCTGAAGGTCAACGACGCCGACGGCAACCCCGTCGAGATCGCCGCCGTGGTCGTGTACCGCGTCTTCGACAGCTTCAAGGCCGCCTTCGCGGTCGACGATTACGAGGAGTACGTCGAGACCCAGTCCGAGGCCGCCGTCCGCCACCTCGCCACCACCCACCCCTACGACGCCCACGACGACGAGCGCACCAGCCTGCGCGACGGCGCCGAGGTCGCCGAGGAGCTCACCATCGAGCTGCGTGAGCGCACCGAGCTGGCGGGCATCGAGGTCTTGGAAGCCCGCATCACCCACCTCGCCTACGCCCCGGAGATCGCCCAGGCCATGCTGGTCCGCCAGCAGGCCAACCAGGTCGTCGCCGCCCGCACTCGCATCGTCGAGGGCGCCGTCGGCATGGTCGGCCTCGCCCTGGATCGCCTCGCCGAGCAGGGCTTGGTCGAACTCGACGAGGAACGAAGGGCTGCAATGGTTTCCAACCTGCTGGTGGTGCTCTGCAGCGACCGAGCCATTCAGCCCGTCGTCAACACCGGCACCCTCTACAACTAG
- a CDS encoding toxin-antitoxin system HicB family antitoxin, which yields MPAERKKLLLRLDPAVHEALAKWAADDLRSINAQIEYALRRALKEAGRDPKQK from the coding sequence ATGCCCGCCGAACGCAAGAAGCTCTTGCTGCGGCTCGACCCGGCCGTCCACGAAGCCCTGGCCAAGTGGGCGGCCGACGACCTCCGCAGCATCAACGCCCAAATCGAATACGCGCTCCGCCGGGCCTTGAAAGAGGCCGGGCGCGACCCGAAACAGAAATAA
- a CDS encoding class I SAM-dependent methyltransferase, with product MSEDRHAQANALLGTTGTTRTRIGSADSQRASRRWWDADADQYHQTHADFLGVDSPGGEFVWCPEGLHEGDMHLLGDIVGKRILEIGCGSAPCSRWLAGHGAHPVGLDISGKMLERGLAAMAAGGPRVPLVQAGAEALPFADASFDLACSAFGAVPFVADSAQVMREVARVLQPGGRWVFSVNHPIRWIFPDDPGPAGLTAAIPYFDRTPYVEVDSDGDPTYVEHHRTIGDRVREIVAAGLLVIDIIEPDWPEWLNREWGQWSPLRGELFPGTAIFVTEKPA from the coding sequence GTGTCGGAAGATCGCCATGCGCAAGCAAATGCACTGCTAGGAACCACCGGGACGACGCGTACCCGAATCGGCTCGGCCGACAGTCAGCGAGCCAGCCGCCGATGGTGGGACGCCGACGCCGACCAGTATCACCAGACGCACGCCGACTTCCTGGGTGTGGACTCCCCCGGCGGCGAGTTCGTCTGGTGCCCGGAGGGGTTACACGAAGGTGACATGCACCTGCTCGGTGACATCGTCGGTAAGCGGATCCTGGAGATCGGCTGCGGCTCGGCGCCGTGCTCACGCTGGCTGGCCGGCCACGGCGCGCACCCGGTCGGCTTGGACATCTCCGGCAAGATGCTCGAGCGCGGCCTGGCCGCCATGGCCGCGGGTGGCCCCCGGGTCCCGCTGGTCCAGGCGGGCGCCGAAGCCCTGCCTTTCGCCGACGCCTCCTTCGACCTGGCCTGCTCGGCCTTCGGCGCGGTCCCGTTCGTCGCCGACTCCGCCCAGGTGATGCGCGAGGTCGCCCGGGTATTGCAGCCGGGCGGGCGCTGGGTCTTCTCGGTCAACCACCCGATCCGCTGGATCTTCCCCGACGATCCGGGCCCCGCCGGCCTCACCGCCGCCATCCCCTATTTCGACCGCACCCCCTATGTAGAGGTCGACTCCGACGGCGACCCGACCTACGTCGAACACCACCGCACCATCGGCGACCGCGTCCGCGAGATCGTCGCCGCCGGCCTGCTCGTCATCGACATCATCGAACCCGACTGGCCGGAATGGCTGAACCGCGAATGGGGCCAGTGGAGTCCGCTGCGCGGCGAACTCTTCCCCGGCACCGCCATCTTCGTCACCGAAAAGCCGGCCTGA
- the rpsA gene encoding 30S ribosomal protein S1 has translation MPTTVTSPQVAVNDIGSAEDFLAAIDATIKYFNDGDIVEGTIVKVDRDEVLLDIGYKTEGVIPSRELSIKHDVDPNEVVSVGDEVEALVLTKEDKEGRLILSKKRAQYERAWGTIEELKEKDEAVKGTVIEVVKGGLILDIGLRGFLPASLVEMRRVRDLQPYVGKEIEAKIIELDKNRNNVVLSRRAWLEQTQSEVRSEFLHQLQKGQVRKGVVSSIVNFGAFVDLGGVDGLVHVSELSWKHIDHPSEVVEVGTEVTVEVLDVDLDRERVSLSLKATQEDPWRQFARTHAIGQIVPGKVTKLVPFGAFVRVEEGIEGLVHISELAERHVEVPDQVVAVGDDAMVKVIDIDLERRRISLSLKQANEDYHAEFDPSKYGMADSYDDQGNYIFPEGFDPDTNEWLEGSDKVREEWEGRYAEAERRHKMHTAQMEKMAADAAAEAANGTTAGNYSSESGSQAASSSSSSSSTESTGGSLASDAQLAALREKLSGNA, from the coding sequence ATGCCCACCACCGTCACCTCGCCGCAGGTAGCCGTCAATGACATCGGCTCTGCCGAGGATTTCCTCGCCGCCATCGACGCCACGATCAAGTACTTCAACGACGGCGACATCGTCGAAGGAACCATCGTCAAGGTCGACCGCGACGAGGTCCTGCTCGACATCGGTTACAAGACCGAAGGCGTCATCCCCTCCCGCGAGCTCTCCATCAAACACGATGTCGACCCGAACGAGGTCGTTTCCGTGGGTGATGAGGTCGAGGCTCTCGTCCTCACCAAGGAGGACAAAGAGGGTCGTCTGATCCTGTCGAAGAAGCGGGCACAGTACGAACGTGCGTGGGGCACCATCGAGGAGCTCAAGGAGAAGGACGAGGCCGTCAAGGGCACCGTCATCGAGGTCGTCAAGGGCGGCCTGATCCTCGACATCGGCCTCCGTGGCTTCCTCCCCGCCTCGCTCGTCGAGATGCGTCGCGTCCGCGATCTCCAGCCGTACGTCGGCAAGGAGATCGAGGCCAAGATCATCGAGCTGGACAAGAACCGCAACAACGTGGTTCTGTCCCGCCGCGCATGGCTCGAGCAGACCCAGTCCGAGGTCCGCAGCGAGTTCCTGCACCAGCTGCAGAAGGGCCAGGTCCGCAAGGGCGTCGTGTCCTCCATCGTCAACTTCGGTGCCTTCGTGGACCTGGGTGGCGTCGACGGCCTGGTGCACGTCTCCGAGCTGTCCTGGAAGCACATCGACCACCCGTCCGAGGTTGTCGAGGTCGGCACCGAGGTCACCGTCGAGGTTCTCGACGTCGACCTGGACCGCGAGCGTGTCTCCCTGTCGCTCAAGGCGACTCAGGAAGATCCGTGGCGTCAGTTCGCCCGCACCCACGCGATCGGCCAGATCGTCCCGGGCAAGGTCACCAAGCTGGTTCCGTTCGGCGCCTTCGTGCGCGTCGAAGAGGGCATCGAGGGCCTGGTGCACATCTCCGAGCTGGCCGAGCGCCACGTGGAGGTCCCGGACCAGGTTGTCGCCGTCGGCGACGACGCGATGGTCAAGGTCATCGACATCGACCTGGAGCGTCGCCGGATCTCGCTGTCGCTGAAGCAGGCGAACGAGGATTACCACGCCGAGTTCGACCCGTCGAAGTACGGCATGGCCGACAGCTACGACGATCAGGGCAACTACATCTTCCCCGAGGGCTTCGATCCCGACACCAACGAGTGGCTCGAGGGTTCGGACAAGGTCCGGGAAGAGTGGGAAGGCCGCTACGCCGAGGCGGAGCGTCGCCACAAGATGCACACCGCTCAGATGGAGAAGATGGCGGCCGACGCGGCTGCCGAGGCTGCCAACGGCACCACCGCCGGCAACTACTCCTCCGAGAGCGGTTCGCAGGCTGCGTCTTCCTCGTCCTCCTCCAGCTCGACCGAGTCGACCGGCGGTTCGCTGGCCAGCGACGCGCAGCTGGCGGCTCTGCGGGAGAAGCTCTCCGGCAACGCCTGA
- a CDS encoding NAD(P)-dependent oxidoreductase has product MKIGVFGATGVIGARVVAEAQRREHQVTAFARDSARFPAAPDGADWQVADWLDTDSIATAISGLDVVISAVNAGHGIDDTIAKAENFVLGAQAMVRALEQHPETRLIAVGGGGSLEVAPGLQLVDTGPEFTEILTDVLGVPAEYRTVVLALRDALNVYRLSNRNWAYLSPSSGRIDPGTRTGRYRIGGDQMLPGEADISAEDLAVALIDEAERPRYLQRRFTVAAA; this is encoded by the coding sequence ATGAAGATCGGAGTGTTCGGCGCGACCGGGGTCATCGGGGCCCGGGTGGTGGCCGAGGCCCAACGCCGCGAGCATCAGGTCACCGCGTTCGCGCGGGATTCGGCACGCTTTCCCGCCGCACCGGACGGTGCGGACTGGCAGGTGGCCGACTGGCTCGACACCGACAGCATCGCCACCGCGATCAGCGGGCTGGATGTGGTGATCAGCGCGGTGAACGCGGGCCACGGCATCGACGACACCATCGCCAAGGCCGAGAATTTCGTGCTCGGTGCACAGGCGATGGTCCGCGCACTGGAACAGCACCCGGAGACCCGGCTCATCGCCGTCGGCGGCGGAGGCAGCCTGGAGGTCGCGCCGGGGCTCCAATTGGTCGACACCGGACCGGAATTCACCGAGATCCTCACCGACGTGCTCGGCGTGCCCGCCGAATACCGCACGGTGGTGCTCGCGCTGCGCGACGCGTTGAACGTCTACCGGCTGTCGAACCGCAACTGGGCCTACCTGAGCCCGTCCTCGGGCCGCATCGATCCCGGCACCCGCACCGGCCGGTACCGCATCGGCGGTGACCAGATGCTGCCGGGCGAAGCGGATATCTCGGCCGAGGATCTCGCGGTCGCACTAATCGACGAGGCGGAGCGCCCGCGCTATCTCCAGCGGCGCTTCACCGTCGCCGCCGCTTAG